In Hahella sp. KA22, one genomic interval encodes:
- a CDS encoding DciA family protein — translation MPDRDRKLGDILSSSSPTLESLFHRALQLDKLQQIFSQCLPDQLRGKVILSSVKDGVIRVTVPDAVTATQLRMNQHTSLPELRKHKDFDFAYQFKIRVEPAEGKVKTKRKAKPISQKNAELLKQEAQLCDDPELKKALEALSTHTED, via the coding sequence ATGCCTGATAGAGATCGAAAGCTGGGAGATATTTTGTCGTCATCCTCCCCTACGCTGGAGTCTCTTTTTCACCGAGCCCTTCAACTGGATAAGCTGCAGCAGATATTCTCACAATGTCTGCCCGACCAACTACGCGGCAAAGTAATTCTGTCATCAGTTAAAGATGGCGTAATCCGCGTAACTGTCCCCGATGCCGTCACCGCAACTCAGTTGCGCATGAATCAACACACGTCGCTGCCGGAACTACGCAAGCACAAAGATTTCGATTTTGCTTATCAGTTCAAGATTCGCGTGGAGCCAGCGGAAGGTAAAGTGAAAACAAAAAGGAAGGCGAAACCAATTTCGCAAAAGAATGCTGAGCTTCTTAAACAAGAAGCTCAGCTCTGTGACGATCCTGAGTTGAAGAAAGCCCTAGAGGCTCTTTCAACTCATACAGAGGACTAG
- the lpxC gene encoding UDP-3-O-acyl-N-acetylglucosamine deacetylase: protein MIKQRTLKNIIRATGVGLHSGEKVYLTLKPAPVDTGVVFCRTDLDPIVEIPARAENVGETLLSTTLVKNGVKIATVEHLLSALAGLGIDNCYVELSAAEVPIMDGSAGPFVFLIQSAGIAEQDAPKKFIRIKREVTVTDEDKRATFVPFDGFKVTFSIDFDHPVIKGRSQETVIDFSSTSFVKEVSRARTFGFMRDIEKLRAMNLALGGSMDNVIVVDDFKILNEDGLRYEDEFVKHKVLDAIGDLYLLGNSLIGEFKGHKSGHGLNNKLLRELISQKDAWEVVTFEDASEAPISYLKPVLA, encoded by the coding sequence ATGATAAAACAGCGCACACTTAAAAACATCATCCGAGCCACTGGCGTTGGTCTGCATTCAGGGGAGAAGGTCTACCTGACCTTGAAACCGGCCCCAGTGGACACGGGTGTTGTATTCTGCCGTACAGATCTCGATCCTATCGTGGAAATCCCGGCGCGTGCTGAGAACGTAGGCGAAACCCTTCTCTCTACGACTCTCGTAAAAAACGGAGTGAAGATAGCAACGGTTGAACACTTGCTGTCAGCTCTGGCCGGTCTTGGTATCGATAACTGCTACGTTGAGTTGAGCGCAGCCGAAGTGCCTATTATGGATGGCAGCGCCGGTCCGTTTGTGTTTCTGATTCAATCGGCGGGCATTGCTGAGCAGGACGCGCCCAAGAAATTTATCCGCATCAAGCGCGAAGTAACGGTGACTGACGAAGACAAGCGGGCTACCTTTGTACCGTTCGACGGTTTCAAAGTGACTTTTAGCATAGACTTTGATCATCCTGTGATCAAAGGCCGCTCACAAGAGACAGTTATCGACTTTTCCAGCACTTCTTTTGTTAAAGAAGTTAGCCGTGCGCGGACATTTGGATTCATGCGCGATATTGAAAAATTACGTGCAATGAATCTGGCTTTGGGCGGCAGCATGGATAACGTTATCGTTGTCGATGACTTCAAAATTCTCAATGAAGACGGCTTGCGCTACGAAGACGAATTCGTCAAGCACAAAGTGTTGGACGCGATTGGAGACCTGTACCTGTTAGGCAACAGTCTGATCGGTGAGTTTAAAGGGCACAAGTCGGGTCACGGCTTAAATAACAAACTTCTTCGTGAGCTTATTTCCCAAAAGGATGCTTGGGAGGTTGTGACCTTTGAAGACGCCAGTGAAGCGCCGATTTCCTACCTGAAACCAGTGCTGGCCTAA
- the ribA gene encoding GTP cyclohydrolase II: protein MSVTYVASCKLPTPFGVFDMHGFQEAGTQKEHIALTLGDIGDGAPVLARTHSECLTGDALFSMRCDCGYQLDEALRSIAAEGRGILLYLRQEGRGIGLLNKIRAYNLQDQGADTVEANEQLGFAADLRDYSMCKPMLYHLGISRIRLMTNNPRKVNSLTGLGIEVVERVPLEVGRNPHNRNYLATKAGKLGHLLTTHQDDDYVVAAK, encoded by the coding sequence GTGTCTGTCACCTATGTCGCCAGTTGCAAGCTGCCAACTCCCTTTGGTGTATTCGATATGCACGGATTCCAGGAAGCCGGTACGCAAAAAGAACATATTGCCCTGACTTTGGGAGATATTGGCGACGGAGCGCCGGTGCTGGCGCGTACGCACTCAGAATGCCTGACCGGTGACGCGCTGTTCAGTATGCGCTGTGACTGCGGTTACCAGCTCGACGAAGCGTTGCGCAGTATCGCCGCCGAAGGGCGCGGTATTTTGCTGTACTTGCGCCAGGAAGGCCGTGGGATTGGCTTATTGAATAAGATCCGCGCTTATAATCTGCAAGATCAGGGCGCTGATACGGTAGAAGCCAATGAGCAGCTGGGGTTCGCGGCGGACTTGCGCGACTACAGTATGTGCAAACCGATGCTGTATCACCTGGGGATAAGCCGCATTCGCCTGATGACCAACAATCCTCGCAAGGTCAATTCGCTGACTGGTTTGGGAATTGAAGTCGTCGAACGGGTGCCTCTGGAAGTGGGAAGAAATCCTCATAATCGCAACTATCTGGCCACTAAAGCCGGCAAATTAGGTCATTTGCTGACGACGCACCAAGACGACGATTACGTTGTCGCTGCGAAATAA
- a CDS encoding M23 family metallopeptidase: MNIIFLRDGHGQSRARSMGARAVVLTTVLALSLVAALLAAAFWLGRQSAASDASITPELVKTWQENLKQQKEEIRTYKSLAQQNIDALTLRMGELQARLLRLDALGQRLTDVAGLDEGEFDFESSPALGGPEEPALEQSFSVPMLTQVLESIEQQAESREQQLRVMDELFVNQRFQREQFVAGRPIKKGWLSSHYGFRSDPFTGKRAWHSGVDFAGKEGSDIVAVAGGVVTYSEERFGYGNLVEVNHGGGLVTRYAHCAKLMVKTGDVVQKGQILAKMGSTGRSTGPHVHFEVLQDGRSANPTKFIHRASR, encoded by the coding sequence ATGAATATTATCTTCCTGAGAGATGGACATGGTCAGTCACGCGCCCGTTCTATGGGCGCGCGCGCAGTTGTGCTGACGACGGTCCTTGCGCTGTCTCTGGTGGCTGCGTTGTTGGCGGCGGCGTTTTGGCTTGGACGACAATCCGCCGCGTCGGACGCTTCTATCACTCCTGAGCTGGTTAAAACCTGGCAGGAAAATCTGAAGCAACAGAAAGAAGAAATCCGCACTTATAAGTCGCTTGCGCAACAGAATATAGACGCGCTGACTCTGCGTATGGGCGAATTGCAGGCGAGACTGTTGCGGCTTGATGCGCTTGGGCAGCGTCTTACCGATGTCGCCGGTCTGGATGAAGGGGAGTTTGACTTCGAATCATCGCCCGCATTAGGTGGACCAGAAGAGCCCGCCTTAGAACAATCTTTCTCTGTTCCTATGTTAACGCAAGTGTTGGAGTCCATTGAGCAGCAGGCTGAGTCGCGAGAGCAGCAATTGCGGGTGATGGATGAGCTGTTCGTTAACCAGCGCTTTCAACGAGAGCAGTTTGTAGCGGGCCGTCCAATCAAGAAAGGTTGGCTGTCTTCCCATTATGGCTTTCGCTCAGATCCGTTCACCGGCAAACGGGCATGGCATTCTGGCGTAGACTTCGCCGGTAAAGAGGGCAGCGATATCGTTGCGGTTGCTGGTGGTGTTGTAACCTATTCAGAAGAGCGCTTCGGCTACGGTAATCTGGTTGAGGTTAACCATGGCGGAGGTTTGGTCACTCGCTATGCGCACTGCGCCAAACTTATGGTTAAAACCGGAGATGTGGTGCAAAAAGGTCAAATTTTGGCGAAGATGGGTAGCACTGGGCGCTCGACTGGGCCCCATGTCCACTTTGAAGTTCTTCAGGATGGGCGTTCTGCAAATCCCACAAAATTTATTCACCGCGCAAGTCGGTAA
- the moaD gene encoding molybdopterin converting factor subunit 1, with product MIKVLFFAKLREQVGRSEIELPALDSGSNVAALLDAVVAEIPEAEPVLRQGNILAAINQEMAPLSAIVADGDEVAFFPPVTGG from the coding sequence ATGATAAAGGTGTTGTTTTTCGCGAAGCTGCGAGAGCAGGTTGGTCGTTCTGAAATAGAGCTGCCTGCTTTGGATTCGGGGAGCAATGTAGCTGCGCTGCTAGATGCGGTGGTTGCGGAAATACCAGAGGCTGAACCCGTCTTGAGGCAGGGAAATATTCTGGCGGCGATAAACCAGGAAATGGCTCCCTTGAGCGCGATAGTTGCAGACGGTGATGAGGTCGCATTCTTTCCGCCTGTGACTGGTGGGTGA
- the argJ gene encoding bifunctional glutamate N-acetyltransferase/amino-acid acetyltransferase ArgJ has protein sequence MAVGHAPLPEFHPVAGVRIGVGSAGVKKPGRKDLVVFELCEGAQTAAVFTSNAFCAAPVTLAKRHLAEGAPRYLLINTGNANAGTGRQGLDNAMRCCQTLAQLGEVATEQVLPFSTGVIGEPLPVDKIVAGLPGALGNFSDNAWAEAAQGIMTTDTRPKGATVRLEIDGVAVHISGVSKGAGMIKPNMATMLGFVATDADIEPELLQRMLTAAANKSFNRITVDGDTSTNDACVLVATGRSGAPRFTEANTELWRPFKEALDDLMQQLAHAIVRDAEGATKFVAVNVQGAATLSEALDVAYTIAHSPLVKTALFASDPNWGRILAAVGRAGLQSLEVERINIYLNEVCIVEGGARAASYTEEAGQAVMDLEDITIRVDLGRGEVEDTVWTCDFSHEYVTINAEYRT, from the coding sequence ATGGCTGTGGGGCACGCGCCTTTACCCGAGTTTCACCCTGTAGCGGGGGTTCGTATTGGGGTCGGGTCCGCCGGCGTTAAAAAGCCGGGTCGTAAAGACTTAGTAGTGTTTGAGCTATGTGAAGGGGCGCAAACCGCCGCCGTTTTTACCAGTAACGCTTTTTGCGCCGCTCCAGTCACGCTGGCTAAGCGTCACCTTGCTGAGGGCGCGCCTCGTTACTTGCTAATCAACACTGGTAACGCCAATGCGGGGACTGGTCGGCAAGGTCTGGATAACGCCATGCGATGCTGCCAGACGTTGGCGCAGCTTGGCGAAGTGGCGACTGAGCAAGTATTGCCATTTTCCACGGGGGTCATTGGCGAGCCGCTGCCTGTAGATAAGATCGTAGCGGGATTACCCGGCGCTTTGGGTAATTTCAGTGACAACGCCTGGGCTGAAGCCGCTCAAGGCATAATGACGACGGATACCCGGCCGAAAGGCGCTACAGTGCGTCTTGAAATTGATGGCGTGGCGGTTCATATCAGTGGCGTCAGTAAAGGCGCTGGGATGATTAAGCCGAATATGGCCACAATGCTGGGCTTCGTAGCGACGGACGCAGATATCGAGCCGGAACTGCTGCAACGCATGCTGACGGCGGCCGCGAATAAATCTTTCAATCGCATCACCGTAGATGGAGATACTTCCACCAATGACGCTTGCGTACTGGTAGCGACAGGGCGCTCCGGCGCACCCAGATTTACCGAGGCGAATACTGAACTCTGGCGGCCATTCAAGGAAGCGTTGGATGACTTGATGCAACAACTGGCTCACGCCATTGTCAGGGACGCGGAAGGAGCGACCAAGTTCGTCGCCGTCAACGTTCAGGGCGCGGCGACGCTTAGTGAGGCGCTCGATGTCGCCTATACCATCGCACACTCTCCCTTGGTCAAGACCGCGTTATTCGCCAGCGATCCTAATTGGGGCCGCATACTGGCGGCGGTTGGGCGCGCAGGGCTGCAGAGCCTTGAGGTTGAGCGCATCAATATTTACCTTAACGAGGTATGTATTGTTGAGGGCGGAGCGAGAGCGGCTTCATATACGGAGGAGGCTGGGCAAGCGGTGATGGATCTTGAGGATATTACAATCCGAGTCGATCTGGGACGCGGAGAGGTGGAAGACACCGTCTGGACCTGCGACTTCTCCCATGAATATGTCACTATCAATGCGGAATATCGCACCTGA
- the mutT gene encoding 8-oxo-dGTP diphosphatase MutT, which produces MKAVHVAVAVILDQHNRVLVARRPDHLHQGGLLEFPGGKVEPGETVLAALQRELFEEVGVQVDVSEDATNPLIQIEHHYPDKHVLLDVWRVSRFSGEAQGREGQYVAWLDLNELDPEAFPAANREIIAALRQAS; this is translated from the coding sequence ATGAAAGCCGTTCATGTCGCTGTTGCGGTGATTCTCGATCAGCACAATAGAGTGTTGGTGGCTCGCAGACCAGACCATTTGCACCAGGGAGGGCTGTTAGAGTTTCCTGGAGGTAAGGTCGAACCCGGTGAGACGGTTTTGGCGGCGCTGCAGCGTGAACTTTTTGAAGAAGTTGGCGTCCAAGTGGATGTATCTGAGGACGCAACAAACCCTTTGATCCAAATAGAACACCACTATCCCGATAAGCATGTATTACTGGATGTGTGGCGTGTATCCCGATTCTCTGGCGAGGCGCAAGGCCGTGAAGGTCAATATGTCGCCTGGCTGGACCTGAATGAGCTTGACCCGGAAGCGTTTCCCGCCGCTAATCGTGAGATCATCGCGGCGTTGCGGCAAGCCAGTTAG
- the secA gene encoding preprotein translocase subunit SecA: MFSSIARKIFGSKNAREIKRMGKVVKRINELEESISALDEAALKAKTQEFRSRLEKGEALDQVLPEAFAVAREAGKRVMGMRHFDVQLIGGMVLHEGKIAEMRTGEGKTLVATLPVYLNALTGKGVHVVTVNDYLARRDADWMRPLYEYLGLSVGVVVSGQDSETKRAAYASDITYGTNNEFGFDYLRDNMAFSLTDKAQRGQHFAIVDEVDSILIDEARTPLIISGPAEDSSELYRKINELVPQLKKGEQPEEGQPVDGHFTVDEKSRSVELSESGHSYVEELLTKNGLLEEGDSLYAATNLGLLHHISSALRAHHLYSKDVDYIVQNDQVVIVDEHTGRTMPGRRWGEGLHQAIEAKERIKIQAESQTLASTTFQNYFRLYEKLAGMTGTADTEAFEFRQIYGLDVIVIPTNKPIKRIDYNDLVYLSVDEKFQAVIDDIKDTVTQNRPVLVGTASIEASEYLSAMLKKEGIAHNVLNAKQHEREAHVIAQAGRPGAVTIATNMAGRGTDIVLGGNWEADVAELEDPTPEQIAKLKADWQKRHDQVIAAGGLHVVGSERHESRRIDNQLRGRSGRQGDPGSTRFYLSLEDNLMRIFASDRVKNIMQALGMQKGEAIEHRMVSNAIEKAQRKVEGRNFDIRKSLLEYDDVANDQRHVVYEQRNEIMATDDISEMIDAIRGDVVNATVSQFIPPQSLAEQWNIPGLEKQLESDFGVDLPVQQWLDEDKRLHEETLREKILQAVVDSYREKEEVVGASVMRNFEKQVFLQVLDTLWKEHLSNMDLLRMGIHLRGYAQKNPKQEYKREAFELFQNMLDTIKHDVVRVICHVRVQKQEEMEELERRRREALAQQMQRAQATHPEASEEDADAEEQDESSDAPYVRDHKKVGRNEPCPCGSGKKYKQCHGRLE, translated from the coding sequence ATGTTTTCATCTATCGCCAGGAAAATTTTCGGCAGCAAAAATGCCCGCGAAATTAAGCGCATGGGCAAAGTTGTCAAACGCATCAACGAACTGGAAGAGTCAATCAGCGCATTAGACGAAGCCGCTCTTAAAGCAAAAACTCAGGAGTTTCGCTCTCGACTTGAGAAGGGAGAAGCACTTGATCAAGTGTTGCCGGAAGCTTTTGCGGTAGCGCGAGAGGCGGGTAAGCGTGTGATGGGCATGCGCCATTTCGATGTTCAGTTGATCGGCGGTATGGTGCTGCATGAAGGCAAAATTGCAGAGATGCGTACCGGGGAAGGTAAAACGCTGGTAGCGACGCTTCCCGTGTACCTGAATGCCCTGACTGGAAAAGGCGTACACGTAGTCACCGTAAACGATTACCTGGCGCGTCGTGATGCGGACTGGATGAGACCTCTGTACGAATACTTGGGGTTGAGCGTTGGCGTTGTGGTAAGCGGGCAGGACAGTGAAACCAAGCGCGCCGCTTACGCATCAGATATTACTTACGGAACCAATAACGAATTCGGTTTTGATTACCTGCGTGACAACATGGCGTTCAGTCTTACTGACAAGGCGCAGCGCGGGCAGCATTTTGCGATTGTCGACGAGGTTGACTCGATTTTGATTGATGAGGCGCGGACGCCTCTGATTATCAGCGGCCCAGCCGAAGACAGCTCTGAGTTGTACAGGAAAATTAACGAGCTGGTTCCTCAACTTAAGAAAGGGGAGCAGCCAGAGGAAGGACAGCCAGTAGACGGGCACTTTACTGTTGATGAGAAAAGTCGCTCAGTTGAGCTGTCGGAATCAGGTCACTCCTATGTAGAAGAGCTGTTAACCAAAAACGGGTTGCTGGAAGAAGGCGACAGCCTCTACGCCGCCACGAACCTGGGTTTACTGCACCATATCAGTTCTGCTCTGCGCGCCCATCATTTATATAGTAAAGACGTTGACTACATCGTGCAGAACGACCAAGTAGTGATTGTTGACGAACATACAGGCAGAACCATGCCGGGCCGTCGTTGGGGCGAAGGTCTGCATCAGGCGATTGAAGCGAAAGAACGCATTAAAATCCAAGCTGAAAGTCAGACACTCGCTTCCACTACCTTCCAGAATTACTTCCGTCTTTACGAAAAGCTTGCCGGTATGACCGGTACCGCTGATACCGAAGCCTTTGAATTCCGCCAGATTTATGGTTTGGACGTCATCGTTATTCCAACTAATAAGCCGATTAAGCGTATTGATTACAATGACTTGGTATATCTGTCCGTGGATGAGAAATTCCAGGCGGTCATCGACGATATCAAGGATACTGTGACGCAAAATCGTCCTGTGTTGGTGGGTACGGCCTCTATTGAGGCGTCCGAGTATTTGTCGGCTATGCTGAAAAAAGAAGGCATCGCCCATAACGTTTTGAACGCGAAGCAGCACGAGCGTGAAGCGCACGTCATCGCGCAGGCAGGTCGTCCTGGGGCAGTCACCATCGCCACTAACATGGCGGGTCGCGGTACCGACATTGTCTTGGGTGGAAACTGGGAAGCCGACGTCGCTGAGTTGGAAGACCCAACACCAGAACAGATCGCTAAACTCAAAGCCGACTGGCAGAAACGCCATGATCAAGTAATCGCTGCGGGCGGTCTGCATGTCGTTGGTTCTGAGCGCCATGAGTCGCGGCGGATTGATAACCAGCTACGAGGACGTTCGGGACGTCAGGGAGATCCTGGCTCGACACGTTTCTACCTGTCCTTGGAAGATAACCTGATGCGTATTTTCGCCTCTGACCGGGTGAAAAATATTATGCAGGCGCTGGGTATGCAGAAAGGCGAAGCGATTGAGCACCGTATGGTGAGCAACGCTATCGAAAAAGCTCAGCGTAAAGTAGAAGGCCGCAACTTCGATATTCGTAAATCGCTGCTGGAATATGACGACGTGGCGAACGATCAGCGTCATGTAGTATACGAACAGCGTAACGAAATCATGGCGACTGACGATATTTCGGAAATGATCGATGCGATCCGTGGCGACGTGGTCAACGCTACGGTCAGCCAGTTTATCCCTCCGCAAAGTTTGGCCGAACAGTGGAATATTCCAGGCCTTGAGAAGCAATTAGAGTCCGATTTTGGCGTTGATTTACCTGTGCAGCAATGGCTGGACGAAGACAAGCGTCTGCATGAAGAGACCTTGCGCGAGAAAATCCTGCAGGCGGTAGTCGATTCTTATCGTGAGAAAGAAGAAGTGGTTGGCGCATCCGTCATGCGCAACTTCGAGAAGCAGGTATTCCTGCAAGTTCTGGATACCTTGTGGAAAGAGCACCTTTCCAATATGGACCTGCTGCGTATGGGGATTCACTTGCGTGGTTACGCGCAGAAGAATCCCAAACAGGAATACAAGCGTGAAGCCTTTGAGCTGTTCCAGAATATGCTGGATACCATCAAGCATGACGTAGTCAGAGTGATCTGCCATGTCAGGGTGCAGAAACAGGAAGAAATGGAAGAGCTGGAACGCCGTCGTCGTGAGGCGTTGGCGCAGCAAATGCAGCGCGCCCAGGCGACTCACCCTGAAGCGTCAGAAGAAGATGCCGATGCGGAGGAGCAGGATGAAAGCTCTGACGCGCCTTATGTCCGCGACCACAAGAAAGTCGGTCGTAACGAGCCTTGCCCATGTGGTTCCGGCAAGAAATATAAACAGTGTCATGGTCGCCTGGAGTAA
- the moaA gene encoding GTP 3',8-cyclase MoaA, which yields MSSARLIDRFGREVNYVRLSVTDRCDFRCVYCMAEDMTFLPREQILSLEELYDVGKAFVELGVRKLRLTGGEPLVRRNILELVEKLGRLQELHELTLTTNGSQLVKMAPDLHKAGVKRINVSLDSLNTDRFKELTRTGDLQQVLAGIEAAKTAGIERIKLNAVVLRGRNEDEVMDLVRYARAEKLDISFIEEMPLGAITEHSRQLSFVSSAELRERISQDYELFPCSENTGGPSRYYRMSDSVSRIGFISPHSHNFCHLCNRVRVTVEGRLLLCLGNEHSVDLREVLRGRPDQLKPAIVDAMAIKPERHYFNLEEEAQIVRFMNMTGG from the coding sequence ATGTCTTCAGCCCGCCTTATTGATCGATTTGGCCGTGAAGTAAATTACGTACGGCTGTCTGTAACCGACCGGTGCGACTTTCGCTGCGTGTATTGCATGGCGGAAGATATGACCTTCCTTCCCCGTGAACAAATCCTTTCATTGGAAGAGCTCTATGACGTGGGCAAAGCCTTTGTTGAGCTTGGCGTTCGTAAGTTGAGGCTGACCGGGGGAGAGCCCCTCGTGCGTCGTAACATTCTGGAGTTGGTGGAGAAGCTTGGGCGTTTGCAGGAATTGCATGAATTAACCCTGACCACCAATGGCTCCCAGCTTGTCAAAATGGCGCCGGACCTCCATAAAGCTGGCGTCAAACGTATTAATGTCAGTCTCGACAGTCTCAATACCGATCGTTTTAAAGAATTGACCCGTACAGGGGATTTGCAGCAGGTGTTGGCGGGAATCGAAGCCGCCAAAACCGCCGGTATAGAGAGAATTAAGCTTAATGCTGTGGTTCTGCGCGGGCGCAATGAAGACGAGGTGATGGACCTGGTGCGCTATGCGCGAGCGGAGAAGCTGGATATTTCTTTCATTGAAGAAATGCCGCTGGGCGCAATCACTGAGCATAGCCGACAACTTTCATTTGTCTCCAGCGCTGAATTGCGTGAGCGCATCAGTCAGGATTATGAGCTGTTTCCCTGTAGTGAAAATACAGGGGGCCCTTCTCGTTATTACAGAATGTCCGATAGCGTATCCAGAATTGGGTTTATTTCACCTCACAGCCATAACTTCTGCCATTTGTGCAACCGGGTTCGAGTGACGGTGGAAGGGCGCTTGCTGCTGTGTCTGGGCAATGAGCATTCCGTTGATTTGCGCGAAGTTTTGCGTGGTAGACCTGACCAATTGAAGCCGGCAATCGTCGACGCTATGGCGATTAAGCCGGAACGGCACTATTTTAATCTAGAGGAAGAAGCTCAGATCGTTCGCTTTATGAATATGACCGGTGGTTGA
- the moaC gene encoding cyclic pyranopterin monophosphate synthase MoaC, whose translation MAELTHLDEKGAAHMVDVSDKETTTRVARAEALIRMQPETLAMITEGRHKKGDVFAVARIAGIQAAKKTSDLIPLCHSLNLTSVKVNLEADSSASLVRIEAICKLDAKTGVEMEALTAASVAALTLYDMCKAVDKGMVIESVRLLEKQGGRSGHWQVQE comes from the coding sequence ATGGCTGAACTCACCCATCTTGATGAGAAGGGCGCAGCACATATGGTGGACGTTTCCGATAAGGAAACGACAACCCGAGTGGCGCGAGCGGAGGCATTGATTCGAATGCAGCCGGAAACCTTGGCCATGATTACCGAAGGTCGGCACAAAAAAGGCGACGTCTTTGCTGTCGCCCGTATCGCTGGCATTCAAGCGGCGAAAAAAACGTCTGACCTGATTCCCCTATGCCATAGCCTTAATCTGACTTCGGTGAAAGTAAATCTGGAAGCGGACTCGAGTGCTTCCCTGGTGCGCATTGAAGCGATATGTAAGCTTGATGCGAAAACCGGTGTGGAGATGGAGGCGCTGACAGCGGCCAGTGTAGCGGCGCTGACCCTTTATGACATGTGTAAGGCGGTAGATAAAGGCATGGTGATCGAGTCGGTGCGCTTGCTGGAGAAGCAAGGCGGTCGCAGCGGCCATTGGCAGGTTCAGGAGTAA